The sequence GCCCGCCACGAGCCGCAGCGCGGTCGTCTTGCCGCAGCCGCTCGGGCCGAGGAGCGCAAACAGCTCGCCCTGCGCCACGTCGAACGCCAGCGCGTCCACGACCGGGAGTCCGTCCGGCGTGAACCGCTTCGTGAGGCTGTCTACGATGAGCAGGGGAGACATCGGTATCAGGAATGCAACGACGGGCTCGAAAGAGCGAGGCCGCCGATGGTTTCGGACGCGGCGAGGTCTAGGCCACAGCTTCACCGACGCAGCGGGGCAGAGAGGTCCCGCGTTGTACGGTGCCACGTTGTAAGGAAATCCTTACACGGTCCCGACGGAATGGCGGACAGCGTCCTGGCACCAATCCTACGCATCGACGGTGGATCGCCGTTCAGGGGCTGGGCCGGGGAATGGGTTGATTACTACCAGTCGCGCCAAACGCTGGTGTGTCGAACACGTGCCGCGGCACACAACGGTGCCTATCGACGCACTCCGCCCGCGATTCGCCCCCAATAACCATCTCCTCTACGTCCATGTCCCTCCTCTCCAACGCGCTCCGCAATGGCGGCCTCGCGCTCGCGCTCGGCGTCTCCTTCGCCGCCTGCGACACCGTCACCGAATCCACGCCGATCACCGCAGCCGCCCCCACGCTGGCCGAGGCCAGCGCCCTCGGCGATATCGTGGCCGCCGCCAACCCGTCGGGCTTCGAGGCCGACCAGGGCCTCCTCATCCGCAAGAACCTCAGCGAGACGCGCTTCGAGCTCGACCTCGCCTGGGCCTACACCGACGAGACGGGCAAGCCCGTCCGCGAAGGCTCCAGCATCCAGACCATCAAGGTGAGCGATGACCGCACGCAGGTCTACGCGACCGTCGACCGCCCCAACAGCAAGGGCGCGCTCGTCCGCGTCACCCGTGACGGCCGCGACATCATCGACATCACGAACAACGGCATGCTCGTCGCGCCGAAGGGCTTCGACGTGGTCGAGGAGTTTGGCGTGACTGTCGTCGCCGACTTCGGCGGTAAGGCGATCCAGGTGTTCAGCAACACCGCCGTCAACGGCCGCCTGCCGCTCGTCTTCGCCATCACCGACCTCGGCGGCGAGCGCAGCGTCTGGGACGTGGTCCACGACCCGGCCAACGACCGCCTCTACGTCGCTGGCACCGACGGCGTCCTGCTTGTCTACGACGACTTCGCCGCCACCGGCCCGCAGGCGCCGACGCGCACGGCTACGCCCGCCATCGACGGCACCGGCATCTCGGTCAACCTCCACGGCATCGACTACGACCTCGCCTCGGACATGCTCGTCCTCACCGACGTGGGCAGCCCGGCGGACCCGACCGACGGCCAGCTCTTCACGATCATGAACGCCAGCACGGCGTCGGGCCTCACCGAAGTCGTCGCGCAGATCGGCGGGCCGAACTCGATGCTCGGCAACCCGGTGGACGTGGTGCTCTCGAATGGCGCCGCCTACGTCGCGGAGAAGTCGAACGACGGCGTGCTGTGGTTCAACAACATCTTCAGCCGCACGAGCAGCGAGGATGCCGCCCCCGACGCGATGATCGCTGTGACCAAGGCCGAGTCGGTGGACGCGATCCGCTAGCCGTCCTAGGGGCCCCCAGCGCTGCAGCGAAGGCTGCCGCACGCCGCCCGCTCGTGGGGCAAGGTTGGGGGTGAACCTGCCTCACACCGCGCGCTCTTCCTCGGAGGGGCGCGCGGTTGCTGTTGAGCCGGTCCCTACCAAGCACGAGCGCGCCCCGTCCAAGACAGAGCGCGCTCGATGCAGAAGGGTTCGACTGGCGTCGAAGGGCCGTGTTTAGTCGGCGATGTAGAAGTTGAGCGACTCGGCCTGGCGGGTCGGGAGCGACGCCGCGTACGCGCCGAGCAACTGGACGGTCGTGCGGCGGACCGACGCGTCCTCCTCGAAGCGGGACCGGTCGGCGAGCTGCTCCATGCTGGTCAGGTCGCCGATGGCAGCGAGCGCCACAGCGGCGGCGCGGCGGTGGCGGACGTCAGCGTCGGCCTCGTAGATGTCGAGGAGCGCATCGACGGTGGGGCGGAGGTCGACGTCCGGGCGCTGCTCGGCCACGACGAGCGTGAGGTCGAGTGCGGCGCTGCGCTGCACGGGGTTGACGAGCAGCGTGACGAGTTGCGTGCCGAGGCGGTCGGTGACGGCGCGGTCGGCCGGAGCGGGTTGGGCGAAGGCCGGAGCGGCCACGAGCAGCGCGAGAAGCAGGGAAAAGGTGCGCATGAGATTCAGGGTCAGGATGGGTTCAGGTGTAGATACCGCACTGCGGCAAGGTTGGGACTGAGTGGGGCGCGAGCAGTCTCGCCTCGCTCAATGGATAGCTTGTATCGAACCGTAAAAACCCTTGTTTCTGGGCCATAATCGCTGAAAACGCTTCCGGAAGTAAAACCTGAAGCACGGTGTTGCTGCGATGCGGCAATAAAAGCGCTGCCATCGGAAATGGAACCGCTTCGCCCACATCCGAATGCGCTTTCAGTGAAGGCTGGGTGCTGGTCCGCGTTTCCTCGACGTAGGGCTGCGGAGGCTCGCGTCCAGGAGTTAGATCCGCCGTACCCCGTTGGCGCGCGCAGGCGCTTCGTCGCGCATCACGGCGTCGGTCATCCAGCAGCCCTCGTAGGTGCCGCTCGTCTGTTTCGAGAGGCCGAAGACGTAGCTCACCCGCTGTCCGTCGGCCTGCACGAGCGTGACGCGCTGCGCGGCCCGGTCGCCCTGCACGCGCATCGTGCCATATTCCGCGCGCTCGAAGCCGAGCATGGCCCCGTACACCGGCCCCTTGACCATCGCCGAAAATCGTTCGAGCGGGCCCGTCGCACTCTTGTTGGCGGGTGAGGCAAAGCGAAACGCCGCCGCGATGCCTGCGTCGGGGTAGGGCTCGTCGTTGCGCTGAAGGGCTTCTACCTGAAGGCGAATGACGTCCTCGGGCGAGAGGTCCGGGCTAGGCTGGGGATCCGCATCGGCAGGGTCGGATGCGGCCGCAAGGAAGAACACAGCGAGGAGGGTGGGGAGTAGCATGGCCGTAGGCGTTGGTGAGGGGTCTTCGACGGGGCCGGGGCCGGCGGTGATCCTTGGCAACACATCGCTTGGATGGCCAGGCAAGATGGTTACACTCCGGCCACGTCCTGCGCCGATTGGGTGCGGTGCCCTGGTCCGGTGCCCTGGCGCGGGCAGCTCATCCCAGAAAAAATGCTCGCCGAAGGGGAAAGGCACGGTACGTTCAGGGGGCGTGGCTCTGGGGTGAGGCGAGCCAATAGAGGCCCCAAAACGACTGCTCTCGCGACATTTCGCGGTTCGAAAAAAGAAGGGGAGGACCGAGGTCCGCCGGATCAAACGGTATCGGTTAGGGCAGATACATACGGAACGGTAGTTGAAATCAGCGGGAAAGTACCCACTTTGAACACGGTA comes from Bacteroidota bacterium and encodes:
- a CDS encoding DUF4864 domain-containing protein translates to MLLPTLLAVFFLAAASDPADADPQPSPDLSPEDVIRLQVEALQRNDEPYPDAGIAAAFRFASPANKSATGPLERFSAMVKGPVYGAMLGFERAEYGTMRVQGDRAAQRVTLVQADGQRVSYVFGLSKQTSGTYEGCWMTDAVMRDEAPARANGVRRI